The Agrobacterium vitis genome has a segment encoding these proteins:
- a CDS encoding carbohydrate kinase family protein: MILCCGEALIDMLPRETTLGEKGFSPYAGGAVFNTGIALGRLGVASGFFTGLSDDMMGDILRDTLRASHVDFSYCATLSRPTTIAFVKLVDGHATYAFYDENTAGRMITEADLPALGEDCEALHFGAISLIPEPCGSTYEALLNREHKTRVISLDPNIRPGFIKDKAAHMARIRRMAALSDIVKFSDEDLAWFGLEGDEDTLARHWLHHGAKLVVVTRGADGAVGYTADHKVEVPSEKVTVVDTVGAGDTFDAGVLASLKMQNLLTKQQVAKLTEEQIAKALALGSKAAAVTVSRAGANPPFAHEIGL; the protein is encoded by the coding sequence ATGATCCTGTGTTGCGGTGAAGCCCTGATTGACATGTTGCCACGCGAAACGACGTTGGGCGAAAAAGGCTTTTCGCCCTATGCTGGCGGTGCCGTCTTCAACACAGGCATTGCACTTGGACGACTGGGCGTTGCCTCCGGCTTCTTCACCGGCCTTTCCGATGACATGATGGGCGATATCCTGCGTGACACGCTGCGTGCCAGCCATGTGGATTTCAGCTATTGCGCCACCTTGTCGCGACCCACCACCATTGCCTTCGTCAAGCTGGTCGATGGCCATGCCACCTACGCTTTCTACGATGAGAACACCGCAGGTCGGATGATTACCGAGGCGGACCTGCCAGCCCTGGGCGAAGACTGCGAAGCGCTGCATTTCGGTGCTATCAGCCTGATTCCGGAACCCTGCGGCTCGACCTATGAAGCGCTGCTCAACCGCGAACACAAGACCCGGGTGATCTCGCTTGATCCCAATATCCGCCCCGGCTTCATCAAGGACAAGGCCGCCCATATGGCCCGCATCCGCCGCATGGCGGCGCTTTCCGACATCGTCAAGTTTTCCGATGAGGATCTTGCCTGGTTCGGCCTGGAAGGCGACGAAGACACGCTTGCCCGCCACTGGCTGCATCACGGTGCCAAGCTGGTTGTCGTCACCCGCGGTGCCGATGGCGCGGTCGGCTATACAGCCGACCACAAGGTCGAAGTGCCGAGCGAAAAGGTAACGGTGGTCGATACGGTCGGCGCTGGCGATACATTCGATGCAGGTGTTCTCGCCTCGCTGAAAATGCAGAACCTGCTGACCAAGCAACAAGTGGCAAAATTGACAGAAGAGCAGATCGCCAAGGCCTTGGCGCTCGGCTCCAAAGCCGCAGCGGTGACAGTATCGCGAGCCGGTGCCAATCCGCCCTTTGCGCATGAAATCGGGCTTTAG
- a CDS encoding orotate phosphoribosyltransferase — MTQTSFSDPAVMAELLAKMLWEIKAVHFNAAEPYKLASGMRSPVYIDCRKLLSYPRVRSAVMDFAVATLLRNAGFEQFDCIAGGETAGIPFAALLADRLALPMIYVRKQPKGHGRNAQIEGHMPDGARVLVIEDLTTAGGSMFTFIDAVRAAGGVVDHGIALFFYGIFPQAHQRFENGNVKLHYIATWRNVLTVARDQKLFDDKTLSEVAAFLDSPLEWSGRNGGVNTLG, encoded by the coding sequence ATGACCCAGACTTCCTTTTCCGATCCGGCCGTCATGGCGGAATTGCTGGCGAAAATGCTCTGGGAAATCAAGGCCGTGCATTTCAATGCCGCTGAGCCTTACAAGCTGGCTTCCGGCATGCGCAGCCCCGTCTATATCGATTGCCGTAAGCTTCTGTCCTATCCGCGTGTCCGTTCTGCCGTGATGGACTTTGCCGTTGCCACACTGCTGCGCAATGCCGGTTTCGAGCAATTTGACTGCATTGCCGGTGGCGAGACGGCGGGTATTCCTTTTGCCGCGCTGCTGGCTGATCGCTTGGCGCTACCGATGATTTATGTGCGCAAGCAGCCCAAGGGCCATGGCCGTAACGCCCAGATCGAGGGTCATATGCCTGACGGTGCCCGGGTGCTTGTTATCGAAGACCTGACAACGGCAGGCGGCAGCATGTTTACCTTCATCGATGCGGTGCGGGCCGCCGGCGGTGTGGTGGATCACGGGATCGCTTTGTTCTTCTACGGCATCTTCCCGCAAGCCCATCAACGTTTCGAAAATGGCAACGTCAAACTTCATTATATCGCCACCTGGCGCAATGTCCTGACCGTGGCCCGCGACCAGAAATTGTTTGACGACAAGACCCTGTCGGAAGTGGCAGCCTTTCTGGATTCCCCACTCGAATGGTCCGGTCGCAATGGCGGGGTCAATACGCTGGGTTGA